In Pieris rapae chromosome 10, ilPieRapa1.1, whole genome shotgun sequence, the genomic window atttatttattcatataggtaacataatgtacattatgaacgtcaaaaaaacgaaatattaaatgattctaatttttgTTGTACAGTAAGCCCAaaacgaaagtcataataaatcattgactgaaaattttctcgcgttaggtGTGTAACATGAGTTTTAGATTTGTcgcttatttacaaaaaaaagacaaatgaatgcaatatactgcattaggttaccaagagttctaaaattgaaatgaaaaaagttttcatttgcAATGTTTCCAagtggccagttctaaacattttcagtgttactcACGTAATGGAGTTTTTATCTCCATACATTCTCTGTTCAACCTATTATGATagtttgataattattattctgcaaaattaataagtaactacataatatataagtggaaaataaataaatataatccatTCTaaagtttacatatattatatatatatgtatacatattattaatattacctatatattttacacacataATTGTTTTACAGCGACGGAGACTAATCTTCAAGAAAAATTAAGGTTTTTGAGCTTAGTTGATGACgcgtcatatttaaaaaatatatttcgttcGTGTTATTCTATGCTTGAAGAAACTTGTGCGGGCTTTCAGTAACTATAATGCCTAAAAGAATGATTCTCGATGTCAGAATCTTTATCCCCAGTGGGTTAACGCACCTAAATATGTAGTAGGCGGCAAGCGAATAAGTCTCTGCTGTTATTGTGAGTGGCGCCTTGGGGTTGTAGTGGGTAAGCAcaatggcgagtcccacataaccctccCGCACTAACCAGTAGCGCCGCGGTAGGATATGCGCAATGCAATACCCCAAGTAAAAACAACACCCAATATTATGTTGACATAGTCATTACTTGTAGTTCAGGAAACAATATTTCTCacatcaaactcaaaatatctttattcatataggtaaacatgtacacttatgaacgtcaaagaaaaaacaaattaaatttacatttacaaccagttcggaagtcaagggcgtagagcgtagagcaagaagaactggcaagaaaatttccgccactcttttcaatcgccaagttttaatacaaattgtttgaactggagcaaatcaatcccaaggattaggatcatttaagtattcgtcatatttataaaaggctttattaattaatttacttttaacaagggctttggATTTATTTTCTgatagttctctaatttcgcttgggagtttgttgtaaaaacgaatacaatttccatataaggagtggtttatcttctgtaGCCTGGTTGGTTAAATTAGTTCTATAACGCGtagtcaccatttgttttaaaatcgtttaagtttttttgtacatacaacaaggcttcaagaatatattgaccggttaatgtcataatatttagttccttAAATCTATTCCGTACTGACTCCCTCGGGGAAACACTACAAATACCCCGAACAGCCCGCTTCTGCAACACAAATATGGATTGAACCTCTGCAGCAGCACCCCACAGTAGAATACCGTACGACATAACGCTGTGAAAGTAGCTATGGTACACAATTTAAGCCGTATCCTTATCAGTAAGCTGTTGGATTTTCTTTACTGCATATGCTGCAGAGCTCAGCCTATTCGAAAGAGTCTCTATGCGTGGGCCCCACGTCCATCATTCATAGAACGAAAGATCTTCAACactattgataatatatttaaagacagctgattttaaattagttcttCGTCTTATGGTGACTTTTTCATGAGTGGGAGAAGAATTCCTGTGCCAACGccaattattgataaatagcctggtaaagtatattattagcCTGTTAAATTAaaggttataattatataaatattatatttattagagtAAATGCTCatttattgcaataattaACTTACAATACCTAAAGAAACATTTCCAACATTTTCTTACTTGATATTATTactgtgtaaaataaatgtggttattgcaataaatattattcttatattaaattatattacttacaattattatataaaattcaattttttttaatcctacCATTTgctataatgttatataataatacgcaagcatttctattttttttaattttatattattaccgCTTAAGATTAATGTGTTTATTGCAATTATTACCTACAATTATCGTATAGAGATGAATATCCTGGGGATGACAGGAAAAGTATGGTTGACTTTGTGATAGTAGACGAAGGAAATGGGTCCTAGAGAACAGGGTGAATCGAGGCACTCCTATATACACCAACCATTTTTTAGTGATatcgtatttaattattacggGGTTGGCgtaaaagtacatatatatgtacacaAATGGTTGCACTAGAATGAATAAAGTGAAAAAACTGCGATTTGCAAAAGGAATATGCATGTAACGAAGATCAagctttaaataaagaaaatataaaaattaacgaaATATGTGAGGAGCAAGTATGGGTGACATTACAAGAAACGTTATTCTCAACGGCTACCAAGTAATGTGGTAGTTGCTAGAGTAAAAGGATAAGGTGTTGAAGAAGTGCCTGGATGGATGACAAAGCAAAGCAGTAAGCGAGAAGAAGAAAGCATGGTTATCCTGGTTGTCTAAGCGGTCTAGGAAAGCTAAATAAAATGGCGTGTATTGAAGTTCAGGAAGTCAAAGGAACTATAAAAAACAGACACTGAAAACTAAGCCCGGCCTCTAATAGACCAGAAAGTCATGAAAGTGGATGAAGGGAGAAACCTGTGGAGGTGGTCCCTTCCCCTATGATGAAAGGGGAagggataaattaaaattatgaattatggTAACATTTgtgaagtttaattttaattaacatgtacaaataaatatcacatatCAAAGGATTCTATAATAAACAAGCCGCTTTACAATAATAcgtaaagaaaatatagaacacaactcttttattttataccttaTTTAATGCATTAAAATGGACATATACAAGAGTAATGTTCatcttttaattaactgtaccctttataaatgtaatgtactTTTCAGTTCTTAGCTTTTGATAAAGATTAATATAACTACAATGCATTTGTATGCTCCtggtcaaatataattttatttaagcacAGCGATTAATCAGAgagtatgattttttatttctgagacagcaaagaataattatattaacacaTCTCACTCTAACAAGTGGATCATTGTAAATTCATAACCAATTTTTGTGGTTACGGTAATCTTCTATACTAAGAATGTATCACATACCTTTGGTATTCCGTTCCCGGTCTTGTTTAGATGAATGCCTCCAACTTCCACCAGGCCCGGAACATAATTTCGAACACCATTCAAAGCATAAAACGTATTCACCATTATTAACGACATGTTCATAGATAATTCGTACAAAGGCACATGTGTCTTGTAATGGTTCTCTATAATTTTCTGTTCTTTTTGCTGAACGGAGTACTGGAACCATGTATTCGTGTAAATGTTCATAACCGTATTTTGAATTCTCTCTATAAGGGTCATCTTCGTAGCCAGCGAAGTAGTCACGTCCGGTAGATATGATGGGTTATCAACAAGCCCGAGACGAGGCAAAGTCCACGACAGTAAATTGCACGAAGACAAACCAATAATTGGCGCTTTAATTCCAAACACATGCAGAAGTCCTAGCATACAGTCGCTTGTGAAACTTTCCACAATTACTAAATCGTAGCTTTTTTTTAACGAGTCTACAAGTGGCTGCCAACTGATCGTTTTCTCGCAAAGATCAACAGCTAAATCACCAAACAAGTGTAATATGTTAACTTGCTTTAAAACATCACCAATGAAAGGTATTCTGTGATGAAAACTTTCGTTTTCTACCGATTCCACGTTAAAGGTTTCCAAGCCCACTTCGGCGATCCCTTTAAAGCTGACGTCTTTATAATTACTTGGCGGGTTTTCATGGGGAAAATAGGAGGCAACCGTAACTTCATGCCCGCGTTCTGCTAACGTTTTGAGCAACGGTTCAAAGAATTTAAAGTGGCTTCTACCAGTATGCGGGAAAAGCCCCAAGATCCTTGCACCGTCGCCATTgcttattattaagaaaataaacaataaaatgtgcATAGCTATGTTTCTTACGCGATGTCTCGTAAAATACTGCGTATGCATTCCAATGCCGAGTAACTTTATACTATTTTCAGCGGTACATAACGTCACTTGATGCTAGCTCATTCTTAATAGGTTCTTTGATATGAATGTACAATTACTTTAAGTATGCGGAACTATATTAGTATTGTAGATTAGGGTACTTGTAGAagcaaattacatttaaaatcaatgtggcatctatttaatttagaaatatgtCATCTGATCATGAGTCCGATATATTATACATCCtttgttttgaaattgtataaaatcacAAGATAAGTAAAATACTATTAGACTTTTTATTCCAAATTTTAagcttaatattttacaacaaattaaACATTCCGTGAATAGGGGTAAGTtggtattatttaacataaaaagacCTACAAAATGATtgaattctttattaattatcaaaatattttacaatcaacttttatttgcaaacacttattaaatattgactgACACCTTACATTGACTTTggatcataaataaaaacctaaaaatacTGAGTTTTATACTGCAATAAGCACCACAATCATTctgtaacaaaaatttatcttCTTAATACAatagacaaaatataatacagtaaTAAGATCACCTATCTAAAACTTCTCTACTCGAGTATTTTCCTATATTATGAAATCATGTTATGTTAAATAGAAATCTATTTCTtccaaattaattatcaacaTCTTGAGTAGTTAaaagttattgtaaaaaagcaaaatatgaattactatatttaaatccaattctattacatatttatattgataaataatataattggatTTAAGATTGATTATTGATTGCAATTCTTTTATAAGATTTGCATTTCTTATCCAATAGCATTGTGTGTATACAATACCATTCTCTTATCACTTGATATTTAGATAACTTAAGAAAGGTAATACATTATATTCCTCTTAAAGAAATGACTGTCTTCAATTGAAGTTTAAACCTAGTTTTATCCTAACCGTTACCTGTTGCTTTAGCGATAAAAAGTAGATTgtctatgtatttattacttaccaAGACagatataaatgatataaaatatataaacagtgCATGATCCAATGGGTGAATAATTAAtagcaaaaaacaaattaaataaaaatggatcAAAGTATCAAAAGAAGaaacaaactttaaattgGTTAAAAACTTACCCATATAAGTATATGAAGAATGATAGCAAATAAAATGCTAACTTAATCCATCCTTCCCGTTGACAAACAGTCAAAACATCAGCATTCATTATGCTTGTCGGGTCATATAGGCCAGGCCCTGACATCACAGGTCGGTTGcgatatctaaaataataaatatatttatgtagatCTGGTCACATATGATCAgtcattaaaattcatttataaacataacaattttttagcAATAGAAAAACTGGGATAAATCTATTCAGGTGACTTAAAATCTGGGGTCACAGCAGTACGCCCGCCAAGTTGAACATAAAAGCTTAAGCTTACCTGAATATGTGATAGATAATTAATGGTAAATTGATTATTAGTGCAAACCATTCTTGCGACAATAAGAACAAcacgttaataaataaatgcagcAAATACTCCGGCAGCACCAGCTAGAATTAAATTTGCAAATGAGCTTATGAGGTTATTTTCAAGTCACTGAACTTTACAAATCGATAATACATACAGGGTTTAAGCTATTACATTGATCGATAGGATTCTTATAATCCGTTTTTAATTCATCAAATGCTATCACATGAaagatggaaaaaaatataagaaatgcGTCAATAATTAACGcaataatgtatgaaaaagCTGGGAAACTAAACGCCATTTTGACAAGACAAACAATGAGAATTGAAGATTCCTGAATCAATTATCAAggatataaaatcaattagaAATTGTCAACACTGGAAAATGGAAATCTTGACAACTTGCTATAGAAAACTCAAAGAAAATAGAAATGATACCTTGTCTCAGATCATGTGATATCCATTATCCACAGGTACATGGACCAcagacttaaatatttaataaagtttctgACACTATGttacaacaattaataatattaactttaattacattttttttaagtcgaAAAATTTATCAAGAAAATTTAGTAGTGTTAGGCGCTtttgatgttatttttattctatgttTGAGTTCTGACACAATATCTGAATGTCTTTCGTcgttataatttttgattatattgacaaattaCGTTTCTCCAACTCAGCTGACAATACTAtcaaccaataaataaataatttaaatatattataaaaaattcaattgttcATCATATGTTaaacaatatgtaaatttactatattgtttctttattcAACACTGTTGTATTTATACCATAAAGTTTAGATCTACCAACGTACCGTTATGAACTTTTAATACATGTTCCTagaagacaaaataaaatcatgaatattttgtttataacttttttaataattggaagTGCTCTTTCTGTACAGCATGATTACAAAGGATTTGACGACACCattctattttcaataaattggCCCGGCTCTCCAGAAGCATTAGagaatttagtaaatattaaagaaattaaacctCAGGTAAGTCaaccaatattataaaatatcttctcAATTATATCACTGAGTGTGTGTGCGTAAAACAAATTCTGAAGCATTGTGCTGCAATTATATATCTctaaagtttcactttaacaccacattttgtttaaaacaggATTTTTACAGTTTGAATGTGTAAAAATGTCTATCAAAAATACttgattgtattttgtaatcgctatataacaaatattttttttatttaatatttttcaaagatGTATTGAGCTTTTTTAGTATTCTAATGGATCACCTCTATTGAAAAGTGTCTTTGACTTTAATT contains:
- the LOC110999238 gene encoding UDP-glycosyltransferase UGT5 isoform X1 codes for the protein MHTQYFTRHRVRNIAMHILLFIFLIISNGDGARILGLFPHTGRSHFKFFEPLLKTLAERGHEVTVASYFPHENPPSNYKDVSFKGIAEVGLETFNVESVENESFHHRIPFIGDVLKQVNILHLFGDLAVDLCEKTISWQPLVDSLKKSYDLVIVESFTSDCMLGLLHVFGIKAPIIGLSSCNLLSWTLPRLGLVDNPSYLPDVTTSLATKMTLIERIQNTVMNIYTNTWFQYSVQQKEQKIIENHYKTHVPLYELSMNMSLIMVNTFYALNGVRNYVPGLVEVGGIHLNKTGNGIPKYMEKFLNESEHGVVLFSFGSLIKTATIPKYKEEIITRALSKLKQRVIWKYENSAEEGTLTGNILRVRWLPQYELLRHKKVVAFLAHGGLLGMTEAVSAGKPMVVVPFFGDQPSNGAAAEAAGLAKVVTYYDLTEESLSAALEKVLSAEMRLQARLLSNIWNDRQTPPLETAVYWVERVIRWGPAAKLHSPARDMPLYQLALLDVAAAFIAFIITIVVIIWFIFTRISRLFVKERKQKIH
- the LOC110999239 gene encoding protein cornichon; the encoded protein is MAFSFPAFSYIIALIIDAFLIFFSIFHVIAFDELKTDYKNPIDQCNSLNPLVLPEYLLHLFINVLFLLSQEWFALIINLPLIIYHIFRYRNRPVMSGPGLYDPTSIMNADVLTVCQREGWIKLAFYLLSFFIYLYGMIVVLIAV